Proteins from one Cryptomeria japonica chromosome 4, Sugi_1.0, whole genome shotgun sequence genomic window:
- the LOC131077598 gene encoding putative disease resistance protein RGA3, with product MAFLGEAAAGKICEMAVEMAVQKLTEEAKLLLDFSKDFLWLQDKLIYVRSFLRDADQQSPHKEGVKQWLDRIRVVSLLAEDICEECAVESIYGNDPQSCGFSCNQWIFRHRIGRKIKDIKERIRSIIEDRNELKLLGEVVSANEASSSTSHRVDHKKSYLLPSGSYSHAVGIQSKVDDMLRLLDNNASPIIAVVGMGGIGKSYLLQHVFNYVKERYDKSIWLSFSQSYSISTLQCDIASYLGLGPQIKNEGVSQERAAELIHENLKGKRYLVVLDDVWEAREGLLCKLGLLTGDNGHCKVFLSTRNREVCTILNAHIYEMQFLSDSESWNLFRFYAFKGNEAPNHQLEEVGRDILKQCGNLPLAIKMVAAALPKTRMPRDWESKLHRLKEVVIADDDQIIPILRLSYFSLPARLKACFAYLSFFPKVEQINCEYLVYLWIGEGFIPAGEGQWEAAWYCIKQLANLCLLQVWEQYEDRPSCKLTNYCTTHDLLHDLAINISKENKCIFSVEEASKGENGDCCRILLGMKDVNDAPISERPIVLLRTLSLYQNWRIKSIPQNLFTAMRGLRVLDLSGTSISKLPQSLGKMTLLKVLNLNNTEIEKVPKCVRHLKSLLFLALPQRCEKLPVWINEVKCLQHLE from the coding sequence ATGGCATTTCTTGGAGAAGCTGCTGCAGGAAAAATTTGTGAGATGGCCGTGGAGATGGCCGTTCAGAAATTAACTGAGGAGGCAAAGCTGCTACTGGATTTCAGCAAAGACTTCTTGTGGTTACAGGATAAACTCATATATGTAAGGAGCTTTCTGCGAGATGCTGATCAACAGTCTCCACATAAGGAGGGTGTAAAGCAATGGCTAGACAGAATTCGCGTTGTTTCCTTGCTTGCAGAAGACATCTGTGAGGAATGCGCTGTAGAATCTATTTATGGAAATGATCCTCAATCTTGTGGGTTCAGTTGTAATCAATGGATTTTTCGCCATAGGATAGGGCGCAAAATTAAGGACATCAAGGAGCGCATCAGATCTATTATTGAAGATAGAAACGAGCTGAAGCTATTGGGTGAAGTTGTGTCTGCAAATGAAGCATCGTCCAGTACATCTCACCGTGTAGACCACAAGAAATCTTATCTTCTGCCCAGTGGCAGCTATTCACACGCAGTGGGAATACAGTCCAAAGTTGATGATATGCTCAGATTGTTGGACAACAATGCCTCTCCAATTATTGCGGTTGTTGGGATGGGGGGCATAGGCAAGTCCTATCTTCTTCAGCATGTTTTCAACTACGTAAAGGAAAGGTATGATAAATCTATATGGCTTTCATTTTCTCAGTCTTATTCTATTTCCACGTTGCAATGCGACATCGCTTCATACTTGGGTTTAGGACCGCAAATTAAGAATGAGGGAGTATCTCAAGAGAGAGCAGCAGAGCTGATTCATGAAAATTTAAAAGGAAAGAGATATCTTGTAGTGTTAGATGATGTGTGGGAGGCAAGGGAAGGTTTATTATGTAAGCTTGGCCTCTTAACTGGAGACAATGGGCATTGCAAAGTTTTTCTTAGCACAAGAAACAGAGAGGTTTGTACAATTCTGAATGCTCATATTTACGAGATGCAATTTTTGTCAGACAGTGAGAGTTGGAATCTTTTTCGTTTCTATGCATTTAAAGGAAATGAAGCGCCAAATCATCAGCTCGAAGAAGTGGGCCGTGACATTTTAAAACAATGTGGGAATTTGCCGCTTGCTATCAAAATGGTAGCTGCAGCTCTACCAAAGACCAGAATGCCAAGGGACTGGGAGTCCAAGCTACATCGGCTGAAAGAGGTAGTCATTGCGGATGATGATCAGATCATACCCATTCTCAGACTCAGTTATTTCTCATTGCCTGCTCGTCTTAAAGCGTGCTTtgcctatctttctttctttcccaaGGTTGAGCAGATAAATTGTGAGTATCTAGTATATCTGTGGATCGGGGAAGGATTTATTCCAGCAGGAGAGGGCCAGTGGGAGGCGGCGTGGTATTGTATAAAACAGCTTGCCAATCTTTGTCTGCTTCAAGTCTGGGAACAGTACGAGGATAGACCAAGTTGTAAACTAACCAATTATTGTACAACTCACGATTTGTTACATGATTTGGCCATAAacatatcaaaagaaaataaatgtattttttCAGTTGAGGAAGCCTCTAAAGGTGAAAATGGTGACTGTTGTCGGATTTTACTGGGCATGAAAGATGTAAATGACGCTCCCATATCGGAGAGGCCTATTGTTTTGCTCCGCACACTCTCATTGTATCAGAATTGGAGGATTAAAAGCATTCCACAAAACTTGTTTACTGCTATGAGAGGACTGCGTGTTCTCGATTTGAGCGGGACAAGCATCTCTAAATTGCCTCAAAGCCTTGGAAAGATGACACTTCTAAAAGTCTTGAATTTAAATAATACAGAAATTGAGAAGGTACCAAAGTGTGTGAGACACCTAAAAAGTCTCTTGTTCCTTGCACTACCTCAAAGATGTGAGAAATTACCAGTGTGGATAAATGAAGTTAAATGTCTTCAGCATTTAGAGTGA